A stretch of Candidatus Nanogingivalaceae bacterium DNA encodes these proteins:
- the rpsF gene encoding 30S ribosomal protein S6 → MKDYELTVLIHPDFENDLDKVLDKIRGLVAANGGEIAKEDNWGKKKLAYTIKGQDFAIYVAMDLKLPATAPLKISNTLNITDEVLRYLLVKAEERPVVESEEK, encoded by the coding sequence ATGAAGGATTACGAACTTACAGTTCTTATTCATCCAGATTTCGAAAACGATCTTGATAAAGTTCTAGATAAAATTCGAGGTTTGGTTGCTGCTAACGGCGGTGAAATTGCAAAAGAAGACAACTGGGGTAAGAAAAAACTTGCTTACACAATTAAAGGTCAAGATTTTGCAATTTATGTTGCTATGGATCTAAAACTTCCAGCAACTGCACCACTAAAAATTAGTAACACTTTGAATATTACTGACGAAGTTTTGCGATATTTGCTTGTTAAAGCAGAAGAGCGACCAGTTGTAGAATCAGAAGAAAAATAA
- the ssb gene encoding single-stranded DNA-binding protein, producing MAFNKVILMGNLTADPELRTTPSGQNLASFTLAINRTWNNASGERQEETSFINCTAWGKTGETISKYVSKGRQLLVSGRLQQRTWQDKDTGKNRSAIDVVVEEFSFVSDGSRGGSSAPTTKAEEPTVSDDFSDEPIDLSDIPF from the coding sequence ATGGCTTTTAATAAAGTAATACTAATGGGAAATCTAACTGCAGACCCAGAACTTCGAACAACTCCAAGTGGCCAAAACCTAGCAAGTTTCACTCTTGCGATCAACCGAACTTGGAATAATGCCAGTGGTGAACGCCAAGAAGAAACAAGTTTTATTAACTGTACTGCTTGGGGAAAAACTGGTGAAACAATTTCGAAATATGTTTCGAAAGGTCGCCAATTGCTAGTGAGTGGTCGTTTGCAACAACGAACTTGGCAAGATAAAGATACTGGAAAGAATCGAAGCGCAATTGATGTTGTAGTTGAAGAATTTAGTTTTGTTAGTGATGGTAGTCGTGGTGGAAGTTCTGCTCCTACTACTAAAGCTGAAGAACCAACTGTTAGCGACGACTTTTCAGATGAGCCAATTGATCTATCTGATATCCCATTCTAA
- the rpsR gene encoding 30S ribosomal protein S18, whose amino-acid sequence MAKRFKREIPAYFDYRDVKTLQKFVNIYGQIEPATKTGLSAKQQRQLTVAIKRARHLALLAFVTNA is encoded by the coding sequence ATGGCTAAACGATTTAAACGAGAAATCCCAGCGTATTTTGATTACCGAGATGTTAAAACTTTGCAAAAATTTGTAAACATCTATGGTCAAATTGAGCCAGCTACAAAAACTGGTTTGAGCGCTAAACAACAACGACAATTGACAGTTGCTATCAAACGTGCACGTCATTTGGCATTGTTGGCATTCGTAACAAATGCTTAA
- the efp gene encoding elongation factor P — MYQPTDLKKGVVFQLDGQPYRVVEYNQKVVGRGGSIVSLKIKNLITGALLPKTFKGQDKVEPAEVTNKKVQYLYNDGEDFHFMDPETFEQFQLSKDIIDDAAGYLKEAEELNLQFFDGKVINVELPKNVWLKVVYTENVVKGDTTSSVLKDAELETGITVKVPAFIKENDIISVDTSTGEYRERQK; from the coding sequence ATGTATCAACCAACTGATTTGAAAAAGGGTGTAGTTTTTCAGCTTGATGGTCAACCATATCGCGTAGTCGAATATAACCAAAAAGTTGTAGGTCGTGGTGGAAGTATTGTAAGCTTAAAAATTAAAAACCTTATCACAGGTGCTTTGCTGCCTAAAACTTTTAAAGGTCAAGATAAAGTTGAACCTGCAGAAGTTACAAACAAGAAAGTTCAATATCTTTATAATGATGGTGAAGATTTCCATTTTATGGATCCAGAAACATTTGAACAATTTCAACTTTCGAAAGATATTATTGACGATGCTGCAGGTTATCTAAAAGAAGCAGAAGAACTAAATCTTCAATTCTTTGATGGAAAAGTTATCAATGTTGAATTACCTAAAAATGTTTGGCTTAAAGTCGTTTATACTGAGAATGTGGTGAAGGGCGATACAACTTCAAGCGTCCTAAAAGATGCTGAACTTGAGACTGGTATAACGGTTAAAGTTCCTGCATTTATTAAAGAAAATGATATTATTTCAGTTGATACTTCGACTGGCGAATATCGAGAACGACAAAAATAA